A genomic segment from Chanos chanos chromosome 2, fChaCha1.1, whole genome shotgun sequence encodes:
- the LOC115805900 gene encoding troponin I, slow skeletal muscle-like produces MPEKWLQKKSKISSGRRLGLKMRMLYTAQEMLIVEKEEKQKERDLTLSERVPPLQLSGLSVQELQDLCRDLHHKIDVVDEERYDIGVKVAKNDKEIQEMSQKIFELKSKLKRPNLRRVKLSAEAMLSVLLGSKHTTSIDFKANLKSVKKEEEKKEEVTDWRKNVEAMSGMEGRKKLFDAAGQ; encoded by the exons AAAAAATCAAAGATTTCCTCAGGTCGGCGCCTGGGACTGAAG ATGAGAATGCTGTATACTGCCCAAGAGATGTTGATTgttgagaaagaagagaaacagaaagagagagatctcacGTTAAGTGAGAGAGTCCCACCCCTCCAGCTGTCTGGTCTGTCAGTGCAGGAGCTCCAG GATTTGTGTCGGGACCTCCATCACAAAATCGATGTGGTTGATGAGGAGCGGTATGACATAGGAGTCAAAGtggcaaaaaatgacaaagag ATACAGGAGATGAGTCAGAAGATCTTTGAGTTGAAGAGTAAGCTGAAGAGACCAAACCTGAGGAGAGTGAAGCTGTCTGCTGAGGCCATGCTGAGCGTACTCCTGGGATCCAAACACACAACATCCATCGACTTCAAAGCCAACCTCAAGAGCGttaagaaagaggaagagaag AAGGAGGAGGTGACAGACTGGCGTAAGAACGTGGAGGCTATGTCTGGTATGGAGGGCAGGAAGAAGCTGTTTGATGCTGCTGGTCAGTAA